The following proteins are co-located in the Triticum aestivum cultivar Chinese Spring chromosome 1A, IWGSC CS RefSeq v2.1, whole genome shotgun sequence genome:
- the LOC123054430 gene encoding uncharacterized protein, which translates to MTGAKPLVLALSSPSSGSTEAADAAAVIAERFLPDLLYAAEKARERTHDVPREDEEAKLSLMARVGKVLFQLIVINARHHPAFVLVDRTSPWTRSATSQRQGQKDPRAQSVKEHYHVKFVWSTSREWFPACLGNALCKKMGSLQSTRKPLLLDNLSPRLDGTSSMPNTGHTSHTHRYVLPLLHQCDFHQRKDHGMGKG; encoded by the exons ATGACCGGCGCCAAGCCCCTCGTCCTTGCCCTCTCCTCCCCATCCTCCGGCTCCACGGAGGCCGCGGACGCGGCCGCAGTCATCGCCGAGAGGTTCTTGCCGGACCTTTTATACGCGGcggagaaggcgagggagaggacgCACGATGTGCCCAGGGAAGACGAGGAGGCAAAACTGAGTCTCATGGCAAGGGTGGGCAAGGTCCTGTTCCAACT CATTGTGATTAACGCGCGCCACCACCCCGCTTTTGTGTTGGTGGATCGCACGTCTCCTTGGACGCGGTCCGCGACCTCGCAGAGGCAGGGACAGAAGGATCCAAGAGCCCAGTCCGTAAAAGAGCACTACCATGTCAAGTTCGTTTGGTCGACAAGCAGGGAATGGTTTCCAGCATGTCTTGGAAATGCACTGTGCAAGAAGATGGGAAGCTTGCAATCGACAAG GAAGCCATTGCTGTTGGACAATCTTTCGCCACGGTTAGATGGTACGAGCTCGATGCCGAACACCGGCCATACAAGTCACACGCATCGATATGTCCTTCCTCTGCTTCATCAATGCGACTTTCATCAAAGAAAG GATCATGGAATGGGTAAGGGCTGA